A DNA window from Mucilaginibacter xinganensis contains the following coding sequences:
- a CDS encoding SAM hydrolase/SAM-dependent halogenase family protein translates to MAIITLTTDLGDKDIYQAALKGSILKLLPSVNIVDITNSVAAYNIQQAAFILKNSFYYFPDATVHLIGIDTVFNTDTRYLAVKYKNHYFVGADNGIFSLMFDSDPDEIFELNIMQDLKFLHFPLADIFVKAACHLAKGGSVAEIGLPVSDIEKKMNLQPVIEKNLIKGVVIYIDSFQNVITNITKEFFNRVQQNRRFQLSFKRNETINHLSWHYNEVPEGEKLCLFGISDHLEIAINKGNASGLLGLGLGDSVIIDFLDQ, encoded by the coding sequence ATGGCAATAATAACTTTAACTACTGACTTGGGCGATAAAGATATTTATCAGGCTGCCCTTAAAGGTAGTATCCTAAAATTATTACCATCGGTTAACATTGTTGATATAACCAACAGTGTTGCTGCCTACAATATACAACAAGCCGCCTTTATATTAAAAAATAGTTTTTATTATTTTCCCGATGCTACAGTCCACTTAATTGGCATTGATACTGTATTTAATACTGACACGCGCTACCTGGCCGTAAAGTACAAAAATCATTATTTTGTGGGCGCAGATAACGGTATTTTTTCGTTAATGTTCGATTCTGATCCTGATGAAATATTTGAATTAAATATTATGCAGGATCTTAAATTTCTTCATTTTCCACTGGCAGATATTTTTGTTAAAGCTGCCTGTCACTTAGCCAAAGGCGGTTCTGTGGCCGAGATAGGTTTGCCGGTAAGCGATATTGAGAAAAAGATGAACCTGCAACCGGTAATTGAAAAAAACCTGATAAAAGGAGTGGTTATTTATATTGATTCGTTTCAAAATGTGATCACTAATATCACCAAGGAATTTTTTAACCGCGTACAGCAAAACAGGAGGTTTCAGCTCTCATTTAAACGGAACGAAACCATTAATCATTTAAGCTGGCATTACAACGAAGTACCCGAAGGTGAAAAACTTTGCCTCTTCGGTATCAGCGACCACCTGGAGATAGCCATTAATAAAGGAAATGCCAGCGGTTTACTGGGGCTTGGGCTGGGCGATAGTGTGATTATTGATTTTCTGGATCAATGA
- a CDS encoding ABC transporter ATP-binding protein, whose translation MARKRLNSSNAPEAELPKAKLNRQTLNNISRLLSYIKPYRGKFIAALFFLFLSSLVGLAFPAFIGGLIDTAQGKPSNGILPSSIKGILVLAFIVLFLQAFVSFFRILWFVNVAERSLADIRKDTYFKLITLPMNFFSNRRVGELNSRISADLSQIQDTLTTTIAEMIRQAVLLIGGIAFMAIISVKLAIALLILVPPLIVIAVFFGRFIRKISREAQDKLAESNTIIEETLQGIANVKAFVNEAFEAARYGKNIRDVADIAIKGAKYRGIFVSFIVFCLFGAIVAIVGYGCVLVSHGELKVGELFKFALYASFVGSAMGSFPDLYANVQKAVGASERVIEILDENGEEVSINEINNVILQKIEGNISFNNVAFAYPSRPELTVLNSISFDATAGQKVAIVGPSGSGKSTMAALILQFYHPQSGTISFDSKPAADYTLTDIRNQVAIVPQDVMLFGGSIKENIAYGKLTATDDEIIRAAERANAHQFIMSFPEGYNTIVGERGVKLSGGQRQRVAIARALLKNPAILILDEATSSLDSESERLVQEALEELMKNRTSIIIAHRLSTIREADKIIVLEKGKIIESGSHQQLIDNEQGLYRYLSGLQFELS comes from the coding sequence ATGGCAAGAAAACGATTAAACAGCAGCAATGCACCCGAAGCCGAACTTCCTAAAGCAAAATTGAACAGGCAAACCCTAAACAATATTTCGCGCTTACTTTCCTATATCAAACCATACCGGGGCAAATTTATAGCCGCATTGTTTTTCCTGTTTTTATCCAGCCTGGTTGGGTTAGCATTCCCGGCGTTTATAGGTGGGTTGATTGATACCGCGCAGGGTAAGCCAAGTAATGGCATTTTGCCTTCCTCAATAAAAGGCATCCTGGTGTTGGCTTTTATAGTATTATTTTTACAGGCTTTCGTGTCATTTTTCAGGATTCTTTGGTTTGTTAACGTGGCTGAGCGTTCGCTGGCTGATATTAGAAAAGACACTTATTTTAAGTTGATAACGCTTCCGATGAATTTTTTTTCCAACCGTCGCGTTGGAGAGTTAAACAGCCGGATCTCTGCCGACCTGTCGCAGATCCAGGATACCTTAACTACTACCATTGCCGAAATGATCCGGCAAGCAGTGTTACTGATCGGAGGAATTGCTTTCATGGCTATAATTTCTGTTAAGCTGGCAATAGCGTTATTGATATTGGTACCGCCGCTTATAGTTATAGCAGTGTTTTTTGGCCGGTTTATTCGTAAGATCTCAAGAGAGGCCCAGGATAAACTTGCAGAATCAAACACCATAATTGAAGAAACCCTGCAGGGGATAGCAAACGTAAAGGCTTTTGTTAATGAAGCGTTTGAAGCTGCTCGTTATGGAAAAAACATCAGGGATGTAGCCGATATTGCCATTAAAGGGGCGAAATACCGTGGTATTTTTGTATCATTTATTGTGTTCTGTCTTTTCGGCGCAATTGTCGCTATAGTTGGTTACGGCTGTGTGCTTGTTAGTCATGGCGAGCTTAAAGTTGGCGAATTATTCAAGTTTGCCTTATATGCCTCTTTCGTAGGCAGCGCGATGGGCAGCTTTCCCGACCTGTATGCGAACGTCCAGAAGGCAGTGGGTGCCAGCGAACGCGTGATTGAAATATTGGACGAAAATGGCGAAGAGGTTTCCATTAATGAGATAAACAACGTTATCCTGCAAAAAATTGAAGGGAATATTTCTTTTAATAACGTAGCTTTCGCGTATCCGTCGCGCCCGGAGCTTACCGTACTAAACAGTATTTCTTTTGATGCAACAGCCGGGCAAAAGGTAGCTATTGTTGGGCCAAGCGGTTCGGGAAAATCAACTATGGCGGCATTGATCCTGCAATTTTATCACCCTCAAAGCGGCACAATTTCATTTGACAGTAAGCCCGCCGCTGATTACACGTTAACAGATATCCGTAACCAGGTAGCAATTGTGCCCCAGGATGTAATGCTTTTTGGAGGATCAATAAAGGAAAATATTGCCTACGGCAAACTAACTGCAACTGATGATGAGATTATCAGGGCTGCAGAGCGCGCAAATGCACACCAGTTCATCATGTCATTCCCTGAAGGTTACAATACAATAGTTGGTGAACGTGGCGTGAAGTTATCGGGCGGACAAAGGCAGCGCGTAGCTATCGCCAGGGCGCTGTTAAAAAACCCGGCTATCCTAATATTGGATGAGGCCACATCTTCATTAGATTCTGAATCGGAACGTTTAGTGCAGGAAGCACTGGAAGAATTAATGAAGAACCGCACGTCTATCATTATAGCGCACCGCCTTTCAACCATCCGCGAAGCTGACAAAATTATTGTACTTGAAAAAGGAAAAATTATTGAGTCAGGCAGCCACCAGCAGCTGATAGATAACGAACAGGGTTTATACCGTTATTTAAGCGGGCTCCAGTTTGAGTTAAGTTAA
- a CDS encoding type II toxin-antitoxin system HicB family antitoxin, giving the protein MKTVQINSAVWKVGNYFVAQCLNVEVSSFGDTKDEALDNLQEALELYLEDNEHPEFTIIDKPEIVGSILKYA; this is encoded by the coding sequence ATGAAAACTGTTCAAATCAATAGTGCCGTTTGGAAAGTAGGGAATTACTTTGTCGCCCAATGTTTAAATGTTGAGGTTTCGAGTTTTGGCGATACAAAGGATGAGGCATTGGATAATTTACAAGAGGCTTTAGAATTATACCTGGAAGACAATGAACATCCCGAATTTACTATTATTGATAAACCTGAAATAGTCGGCTCTATTTTAAAATATGCCTAA
- a CDS encoding type II toxin-antitoxin system HicA family toxin, which translates to MPKLYSSAYILKVLGDHGFIFISQKGSHVKLKKLIQ; encoded by the coding sequence ATGCCTAAGCTTTATTCTTCTGCTTACATACTTAAGGTGCTGGGCGACCATGGTTTTATCTTTATTTCGCAAAAGGGAAGCCACGTGAAACTTAAAAAATTGATACAATAA
- the lepA gene encoding translation elongation factor 4, which translates to MEHIRNFCIIAHIDHGKSTLADRLLEYTNTITQRESQAQLLDDMDLERERGITIKSHAIQMDYILDGQRYVLNLIDTPGHVDFSYEVSRSIAACEGALLIVDAAQGIQAQTISNLYLALENDLEIIPVLNKMDLPGAMPEEVKDQIVDLIGCKREDILAASGKTGMGVHDILRAIVARVPAPVGDPEAPLQALIFDSVYNSFRGIVAYFKVVNGEIRKGDKVKFFATEKQYIAEEVGTLKLKQLPKDVIKTGDVGYIISGIKESREVKVGDTITTIARPCEAGIQGFEEVKPMVFAGIYPVDTDDFEELRESMAKLQLNDASLVFEPESSAALGFGFRCGFLGMLHMEIIQERLEREFDMTVITTVPNVSYVAHTTKGEPIVVNNPSDLPDPSRIDFVEEPYIKATIISKAEYVGPIMSLCIQKRGFIKNQSYLTADRVEMIFEMPMGEIVFDFYDKLKTISKGYASFDYHQIGYRRSDLVRLDIRLNAEPVDALSSLIFRGNSYDFGKKICEKLKELIPRQQFEIIIQASIGAKIIARETVKALRKDVTAKCYGGDISRKRKLLEKQKKGKKRMRQVGNVEIPQSAFMAVLKLD; encoded by the coding sequence ATGGAACACATTCGTAATTTTTGTATTATAGCACATATCGACCATGGCAAGAGTACCCTTGCCGACAGGTTGCTTGAATATACCAATACCATAACCCAGCGTGAATCGCAGGCGCAATTGCTTGATGACATGGACCTGGAGCGCGAGCGCGGCATCACCATAAAAAGTCATGCCATACAGATGGATTATATTCTTGACGGCCAGCGTTATGTGTTAAACCTGATAGATACACCCGGGCACGTGGATTTTTCATACGAAGTTTCGCGTTCAATAGCAGCCTGCGAAGGTGCTTTGCTTATTGTTGACGCGGCACAGGGAATCCAGGCTCAAACGATCTCCAACTTATACCTCGCTTTAGAAAACGACCTGGAAATCATCCCGGTACTAAATAAAATGGACCTTCCCGGTGCAATGCCCGAGGAAGTTAAAGACCAGATAGTTGACCTGATAGGATGTAAGCGTGAAGATATTTTGGCTGCATCCGGAAAAACCGGCATGGGTGTTCATGATATCTTAAGAGCCATTGTAGCCCGTGTCCCCGCTCCTGTCGGCGATCCCGAAGCTCCTTTACAGGCATTGATCTTTGATTCGGTTTATAACTCATTCCGCGGGATCGTAGCTTATTTCAAAGTGGTAAACGGCGAAATTCGCAAAGGTGACAAAGTGAAGTTTTTTGCTACTGAAAAACAGTACATAGCTGAAGAAGTTGGTACGCTAAAATTAAAGCAACTACCTAAAGATGTGATCAAAACCGGCGACGTAGGTTACATCATATCGGGTATTAAAGAATCAAGAGAAGTAAAGGTTGGTGATACCATCACCACCATTGCCCGTCCGTGCGAGGCCGGCATCCAGGGTTTTGAAGAAGTAAAGCCAATGGTTTTTGCCGGGATCTACCCGGTTGATACTGACGACTTTGAAGAATTACGCGAATCAATGGCTAAACTGCAACTGAACGATGCATCGCTGGTATTTGAGCCTGAATCGTCAGCAGCATTGGGTTTTGGTTTCCGCTGCGGATTCCTCGGAATGTTGCACATGGAGATCATCCAGGAACGTTTGGAACGCGAGTTTGATATGACGGTGATTACTACTGTTCCCAACGTATCCTACGTGGCCCATACGACTAAAGGCGAGCCGATAGTAGTAAACAACCCGTCGGACCTCCCCGATCCCAGCAGAATTGACTTTGTTGAGGAGCCTTACATCAAAGCTACCATAATTTCGAAAGCAGAATATGTAGGCCCCATAATGTCGCTTTGTATCCAAAAAAGAGGCTTTATAAAAAACCAGTCGTACCTTACTGCTGACCGGGTAGAGATGATATTTGAAATGCCGATGGGCGAAATTGTATTTGATTTTTACGATAAATTAAAAACGATCTCTAAAGGTTATGCCTCATTTGATTACCACCAGATAGGTTACCGCAGGTCAGACCTCGTGCGTTTGGACATCCGTTTAAATGCGGAGCCTGTTGATGCTTTATCATCACTGATCTTTAGAGGAAATTCATACGATTTTGGTAAAAAGATCTGCGAAAAACTGAAAGAACTGATCCCGCGCCAGCAATTTGAAATTATTATCCAGGCATCAATAGGTGCTAAAATCATAGCCCGCGAAACCGTGAAGGCCCTGCGTAAAGATGTTACCGCCAAATGTTATGGTGGTGATATTTCCCGTAAGCGTAAGCTATTGGAAAAACAGAAAAAGGGTAAAAAGCGCATGCGCCAGGTTGGTAACGTGGAGATCCCGCAGAGTGCGTTTATGGCGGTGCTGAAATTAGACTAA
- a CDS encoding bifunctional 5,10-methylenetetrahydrofolate dehydrogenase/5,10-methenyltetrahydrofolate cyclohydrolase produces the protein MQLLDGKYVSEKLKGEIAEAAAKILAETGRKPHLVAVLVGHDGGSETYVASKIKNCEAVGFKSTLVRYESDVTEEELLGKVAELNTDADIDGIIVQLPLPKHIDPEKVTEKIDHRKDVDGFHPVNLGRMQRNLPSFIPATPYGITLMLKEYGVETAGKHCVVVGRSNIVGSPMSILMARNTTPGNCTVTICHSRTPDIKKFTLDADILIVAIGKKNFITADMVKEGVVVVDVGMNRETSTTTKSGFKLYGDVDFENVSKKASWITPVPGGVGLMTIIGLLKNTLASANKEVYK, from the coding sequence ATGCAGCTTTTAGACGGAAAATACGTATCTGAAAAACTTAAAGGTGAAATAGCTGAAGCAGCGGCTAAAATATTGGCAGAAACCGGGCGCAAGCCGCATTTGGTAGCTGTGCTGGTTGGACATGATGGCGGCAGCGAGACTTATGTTGCCAGTAAAATAAAGAACTGCGAAGCAGTAGGCTTTAAATCAACCCTGGTACGGTATGAAAGTGACGTAACTGAAGAAGAACTATTAGGCAAAGTAGCCGAGCTTAACACAGATGCAGATATTGACGGCATCATCGTACAACTTCCCCTGCCAAAACATATCGATCCTGAAAAAGTAACGGAAAAGATAGACCATCGGAAGGATGTTGACGGCTTTCACCCGGTAAACCTGGGGCGGATGCAGCGTAACCTGCCCTCATTTATTCCGGCCACGCCTTATGGCATTACGCTAATGCTTAAAGAGTACGGCGTAGAGACCGCTGGCAAGCATTGTGTGGTGGTTGGCAGAAGTAATATAGTTGGCTCACCTATGAGCATCCTGATGGCGCGCAATACCACTCCAGGCAACTGTACGGTAACCATTTGCCATAGCCGTACACCTGATATTAAAAAGTTCACGCTTGATGCTGACATTCTTATAGTAGCCATTGGCAAAAAGAATTTCATTACTGCCGATATGGTAAAAGAGGGTGTGGTAGTGGTTGACGTAGGCATGAACCGCGAAACCAGCACCACCACAAAATCGGGCTTTAAGCTTTATGGCGATGTTGATTTTGAAAATGTTTCTAAAAAAGCTTCATGGATTACTCCGGTACCTGGCGGCGTAGGTTTAATGACAATTATAGGGTTGTTAAAAAACACGCTGGCGTCTGCCAATAAAGAAGTTTATAAATAG
- a CDS encoding family 78 glycoside hydrolase catalytic domain has translation MKKIVATLLSLFITISLLAQSAVINLTCEYKSDAVEVDTRNPVLSWQISSNQRNLMQTAYRVLVSDDASFLQRNTGNIWDSKKVASPQSLEVIFAGKPLESTKTYYWKVMIWDNQHHASAWSKTGKWQMGLFTKSDWKGARWIAYEKLPDSLLLVTGLENTNDKRFKEGKDVLPIIRKEFTIHKKVKKATVFITGLGQFDLSLNAEKVGDHFLDPGWTKYDKHVLYVAFDVTDKLKPGKNTIGVMLGNGFYYIPGERYHKLKGAFGYPKMICRIALEYADGSEEDVISDQSWKTAPGPVTFSSIYGGEDYDANLEQSGWKQPGFNDANWKNAVLVDGPGKLEIQAEEPLKIFDHFSPVKITQPKPGVWVYDMGQNASAIPFITVTGNKGSVVKLTPAELLDNEGLVTQEAVGTPVYFNYTLKGVGAESWHPQFMYYGFRYIQVEGATPQGQPNMKQLPVISALKSLHTRNSAAGIGIFKCSNDLFNKTFKLIDWAIKSNTASVFTDCPHREKLGWLEEAHLVGPSIRYNYDIAALCRKVVRDMINSQTPEGLIPDIAPEYVKFGGGFRDSPEWGSNGIIMPYYIYQWYGDKQILSESYDMMVRYAAYLQKRSKNNLLYFGLGDWYDLGPEEPGVSQLTPQGITGTAIYYYDLTILSKIARLLGKHNDATKYTELADEVKIAFNNAFFNKQTMQYGSGSQTANAMAVYTGIVDPVNKKMVIDNIVKDLRHHNNGLTAGDIGYRYLLRVLDDAGRSDVIFDMNSRSDVPGYGFQLARGATSLTESWQGNRISSNNHFMLGHLMEWFYSGLSGIRPDTNAVAFDKILIRPEPVGNVTWAAASYLSPYGTIANKWQKRSGLFTMQTIIPVNTTAVIYLPAGKNSLLTEGGRPVINRSDIKMLRHENNRAVLTVGSGSYSFSVKDTR, from the coding sequence ATGAAAAAGATCGTTGCAACTTTGTTGTCCCTTTTTATAACAATAAGTTTATTGGCCCAGAGTGCCGTTATCAACCTGACTTGTGAGTATAAAAGTGATGCCGTAGAGGTAGATACCCGAAATCCGGTTTTAAGCTGGCAAATTAGCAGTAATCAGCGTAATTTAATGCAAACCGCTTATAGAGTCCTGGTATCCGACGATGCATCGTTTTTACAAAGAAACACCGGCAATATTTGGGATTCAAAAAAAGTCGCATCACCGCAAAGTCTTGAGGTAATTTTTGCCGGTAAGCCGCTTGAATCTACAAAAACCTATTATTGGAAGGTGATGATTTGGGACAATCAGCATCATGCATCTGCCTGGAGCAAGACGGGAAAGTGGCAAATGGGACTTTTTACAAAATCAGACTGGAAAGGTGCCAGATGGATTGCGTATGAAAAGCTGCCGGACTCGCTACTTTTAGTTACCGGACTGGAAAATACAAATGATAAACGATTTAAGGAGGGGAAAGATGTTCTGCCGATCATCCGAAAGGAATTTACAATACATAAAAAAGTAAAAAAGGCAACTGTTTTTATAACCGGGCTGGGCCAGTTTGATTTAAGCCTTAACGCCGAAAAGGTAGGCGATCATTTTTTAGACCCCGGCTGGACAAAATATGATAAACATGTGCTGTACGTGGCATTTGATGTAACGGATAAATTGAAGCCGGGTAAAAATACAATTGGTGTAATGCTGGGAAACGGGTTTTATTATATCCCGGGAGAACGGTACCACAAGTTAAAAGGCGCATTTGGTTATCCTAAAATGATCTGCAGGATAGCGTTGGAATACGCGGATGGAAGCGAAGAGGATGTCATCAGTGATCAGTCGTGGAAAACTGCGCCCGGGCCGGTGACTTTTTCGAGTATTTATGGCGGTGAAGATTACGACGCAAATCTTGAACAAAGCGGCTGGAAGCAACCTGGCTTTAATGATGCCAACTGGAAGAATGCAGTTTTGGTGGACGGGCCCGGGAAATTAGAAATTCAGGCTGAAGAGCCATTGAAAATATTTGACCATTTTTCACCGGTGAAGATCACGCAACCAAAGCCAGGGGTATGGGTTTACGATATGGGGCAAAATGCCTCTGCAATTCCGTTTATAACTGTAACTGGTAATAAAGGATCGGTTGTTAAGCTAACGCCCGCGGAGCTTTTGGATAATGAAGGCCTTGTTACGCAGGAAGCGGTGGGCACCCCGGTGTATTTTAATTATACTTTAAAAGGAGTTGGTGCGGAATCCTGGCATCCGCAGTTTATGTATTACGGCTTCAGGTATATCCAGGTGGAGGGTGCTACGCCACAGGGGCAACCAAATATGAAGCAACTGCCGGTAATATCGGCTTTAAAAAGTTTGCATACCCGCAATTCAGCCGCCGGCATTGGCATATTTAAATGCTCAAATGATTTGTTCAATAAAACATTTAAACTTATTGACTGGGCCATAAAAAGTAATACAGCAAGTGTTTTTACCGATTGCCCACACCGCGAGAAGCTCGGCTGGCTGGAAGAAGCCCACCTGGTGGGGCCATCTATCAGATATAATTACGATATAGCCGCCTTATGCCGTAAAGTGGTAAGGGATATGATCAACTCACAAACACCCGAAGGATTGATCCCTGATATTGCACCTGAATATGTAAAATTTGGCGGCGGGTTTCGTGATTCGCCGGAATGGGGGAGTAATGGGATTATTATGCCTTATTATATATATCAATGGTATGGCGATAAACAGATATTATCCGAAAGTTATGATATGATGGTGCGCTATGCGGCTTATCTGCAAAAGAGGTCAAAAAATAACTTACTTTATTTTGGCCTCGGTGACTGGTATGACCTTGGGCCCGAAGAGCCGGGCGTATCACAACTAACGCCACAAGGCATTACCGGAACTGCTATTTATTATTACGACCTTACTATTCTCTCGAAAATTGCCCGTTTATTGGGAAAGCATAATGATGCTACCAAATACACCGAGTTAGCTGATGAAGTTAAAATAGCTTTCAACAACGCCTTTTTCAATAAACAAACTATGCAGTACGGTTCCGGAAGCCAAACGGCAAATGCCATGGCTGTTTATACCGGTATTGTAGACCCTGTTAATAAGAAAATGGTTATCGATAATATTGTGAAAGATCTCCGCCATCATAATAATGGATTAACAGCCGGAGATATAGGGTATAGATACCTTTTGAGAGTATTGGATGATGCAGGTCGTTCAGATGTGATATTTGATATGAACAGCAGATCGGATGTACCGGGGTATGGTTTTCAATTGGCAAGGGGGGCCACTTCTCTTACGGAGTCTTGGCAGGGCAACCGAATCTCGTCCAATAATCATTTTATGCTCGGTCATTTAATGGAATGGTTTTACAGCGGACTAAGCGGCATCCGACCTGACACAAACGCGGTAGCCTTTGACAAAATACTGATTAGGCCTGAACCTGTAGGGAATGTTACCTGGGCTGCTGCAAGTTACTTATCGCCATACGGAACGATAGCTAATAAATGGCAAAAACGTAGCGGTTTATTCACTATGCAAACTATCATCCCTGTTAATACAACTGCTGTAATTTACCTGCCTGCCGGCAAAAACAGTTTGTTGACCGAGGGCGGAAGGCCGGTAATAAACCGCAGCGATATAAAGATGTTAAGGCATGAAAATAACCGAGCTGTTTTGACAGTTGGTTCCGGCAGCTATTCTTTTTCTGTAAAAGACACCAGATAA
- a CDS encoding Rieske (2Fe-2S) protein, protein MKWYRIPVADINNPFVTKIKAGNQTICVVGYNGDIFAVSAMCPHQGFDLSKGWCENGKIICPLHGNSFDLQTGKGSGEFLKTYAVKKDGGTAYVGVRSIWEDITKLFNK, encoded by the coding sequence ATGAAGTGGTACCGGATACCAGTAGCAGATATTAATAACCCATTTGTAACTAAAATAAAAGCAGGTAACCAAACCATTTGTGTTGTTGGTTACAATGGCGATATTTTTGCCGTATCAGCGATGTGCCCTCACCAGGGATTTGACCTTAGTAAGGGCTGGTGTGAGAACGGAAAAATCATTTGTCCCCTTCATGGTAATTCCTTTGATTTGCAAACAGGCAAAGGGAGCGGTGAATTCCTAAAGACATATGCCGTTAAAAAGGATGGCGGTACAGCTTATGTAGGGGTTCGTTCAATATGGGAGGATATAACAAAACTATTTAATAAATAA
- a CDS encoding 7-carboxy-7-deazaguanine synthase QueE, with amino-acid sequence MAHQIPEDGTLLPLMEEFYTIQGEGYNTGKAAYFIRLGGCDVGCHWCDVKESWDAELHALTSADQIIENASRHPSKAVVVTGGEPLIYNLDYLTAGLQKRGIKTFIETSGAYPLSGSWDWICLSPKKFKSPMHLVAANADELKVIIFNKSDFAFAEENAKLVSPNCKLFLQPEWSKSKEMTPLIVDYVMNNPQWEVSLQTHKYLNIP; translated from the coding sequence ATGGCACACCAGATACCGGAAGACGGCACATTGCTTCCATTAATGGAAGAATTTTATACGATACAGGGCGAAGGATATAATACAGGTAAGGCTGCCTATTTTATTCGCCTTGGTGGCTGCGATGTGGGCTGCCACTGGTGTGATGTTAAAGAGAGCTGGGATGCTGAATTACATGCGTTAACGTCTGCTGATCAGATTATTGAAAACGCCTCCAGGCATCCTTCAAAAGCCGTGGTGGTAACTGGCGGAGAACCTTTAATATATAATCTTGACTATTTAACCGCAGGTTTACAAAAACGCGGAATTAAAACCTTTATTGAAACTTCGGGTGCCTATCCCCTTTCCGGCAGTTGGGACTGGATTTGTTTATCGCCAAAAAAATTCAAGTCGCCAATGCATCTTGTTGCTGCAAACGCCGACGAACTGAAAGTAATTATATTCAATAAATCAGACTTTGCGTTCGCTGAAGAAAATGCTAAGCTTGTTTCACCAAATTGCAAGCTCTTTTTACAACCGGAATGGTCTAAATCAAAAGAAATGACGCCGCTGATAGTTGATTACGTAATGAATAATCCGCAATGGGAGGTATCATTGCAAACGCACAAGTATTTAAATATACCATAA